From one Bordetella genomosp. 9 genomic stretch:
- a CDS encoding LysR family transcriptional regulator — protein sequence MSGLDIPALKIFVAAVEEKSLSKAAERQCLVTSAASKRVAEMERHLNRVLLHRHGRGVEPTPAGMLLYQRAKAILRSLQLAEAAVEGYAVDGMAKIRLASVPSPILVMLPAQIGRYLRANPRISVDLLECYSYEIPRMVAEDRADIGIYHGRHPAPGVLSYPYIRDRVGLVVPLGHPLARRQAVHLEDAVDYDLVGYFPRHSFDQFLAYVDQSVSRPPNVRLQVSNFEARCRMVQEGLGLAVLPEAIASKYLVDMGLAWLRLEDEWAERQFYICVRHIRDRDKAVDELVDVLRPAE from the coding sequence ATGAGTGGCCTGGATATACCAGCCCTGAAAATATTCGTCGCGGCGGTCGAGGAAAAAAGCCTGTCCAAGGCGGCCGAGCGGCAATGCCTGGTCACGTCCGCGGCCAGCAAGCGCGTCGCGGAAATGGAACGGCACCTGAACCGAGTGCTGCTGCACCGCCACGGCAGGGGCGTCGAGCCCACGCCCGCCGGCATGCTGCTGTACCAACGCGCCAAGGCCATCCTGCGCAGCCTGCAACTGGCCGAAGCGGCCGTGGAAGGCTACGCGGTGGACGGCATGGCCAAGATCCGCCTGGCCAGCGTGCCGTCGCCCATCCTGGTCATGCTGCCCGCGCAGATCGGCCGCTACCTGCGGGCCAACCCGAGGATCAGCGTGGACCTGCTGGAGTGCTACAGCTACGAGATCCCGCGCATGGTGGCGGAAGACCGGGCCGACATCGGCATCTACCATGGCCGCCATCCCGCGCCGGGCGTCCTGTCCTATCCCTATATCCGCGATCGCGTCGGCCTGGTGGTGCCGCTGGGGCATCCCCTGGCCCGCCGCCAGGCAGTCCACCTCGAAGACGCGGTCGACTACGACCTGGTGGGATACTTTCCGCGCCATTCCTTCGACCAGTTCCTGGCCTATGTGGACCAGTCGGTGTCGCGGCCGCCGAACGTCCGGCTGCAGGTGTCCAACTTCGAAGCGCGTTGCCGCATGGTGCAGGAAGGCCTGGGCCTGGCCGTGCTGCCGGAAGCCATCGCCAGCAAATACCTGGTCGATATGGGGCTGGCATGGCTGCGGCTGGAAGACGAATGGGCCGAACGGCAGTTCTACATCTGCGTGCGGCACATACGCGATCGGGACAAGGCGGTCGACGAGTTGGTGGACGTGCTGCGGCCGGCGGAATAG
- a CDS encoding iron-containing alcohol dehydrogenase, with protein MSILQFLTKVHFDYGSRRELPGELARNGVKRPMFVTDKGLIAAGVFAMAIEPLGAVATGGRQPAVFDDTPANPTEDAVEAGHAMFVREQCDGIVAIGGGASLDLAKAIAVMCGDPAPLWEYCNRHAKPRPVADTPPLVVLPTTSGSGSEVGRSAVIIFRNGIKAGVGCPNVVKAAICDPELTLGLPRYMTAATGMDALTHCVETFCSPTVNPPADAIALDGLKRVYAHIERVTEDGGDREGRWHMMMGALEGAICFQKGLGAVHSMSHALGALNHHHGTLNAILLPHVIGYNREWLADKLPPLRQAMGLPDDADLRQVFLDLNRRLGLPPGLQALGVDERIFDAIADASLADNAHKTNPRPLDKQDYLALLRAAY; from the coding sequence GTGTCCATCCTCCAGTTCCTGACCAAAGTGCACTTCGACTACGGCAGCCGGCGCGAATTGCCCGGCGAGCTGGCGCGCAACGGCGTGAAACGCCCCATGTTCGTGACCGACAAGGGGCTGATCGCGGCGGGCGTCTTCGCGATGGCGATCGAGCCTCTGGGCGCGGTGGCCACGGGCGGTCGCCAGCCTGCGGTATTCGACGACACGCCGGCCAACCCGACCGAAGACGCGGTGGAAGCCGGCCACGCCATGTTCGTGCGTGAGCAGTGCGACGGGATCGTCGCGATCGGCGGGGGAGCCTCGCTGGACCTGGCCAAGGCGATCGCGGTGATGTGCGGCGATCCGGCGCCATTGTGGGAATACTGCAATCGCCACGCCAAGCCGCGCCCGGTGGCCGATACGCCGCCGCTGGTCGTGCTGCCCACCACGTCGGGCAGCGGCAGCGAAGTCGGCCGCTCGGCGGTGATCATTTTCCGCAACGGCATCAAGGCCGGGGTAGGGTGTCCGAACGTCGTCAAGGCGGCGATCTGCGATCCCGAGCTGACCCTGGGCCTGCCGCGCTACATGACGGCCGCGACCGGCATGGACGCGTTGACGCACTGCGTCGAAACCTTCTGCTCGCCCACCGTGAATCCGCCGGCCGACGCCATCGCGCTGGATGGCCTGAAGCGGGTCTACGCCCACATCGAGCGCGTCACCGAAGACGGCGGCGATCGCGAAGGCCGCTGGCACATGATGATGGGCGCGCTGGAAGGCGCCATCTGTTTCCAGAAAGGGCTGGGCGCGGTGCATTCCATGTCCCATGCGCTGGGCGCGCTGAACCACCATCACGGCACGCTCAATGCCATCCTGCTGCCGCACGTGATCGGCTACAACCGCGAGTGGCTGGCGGACAAGCTGCCGCCGCTGCGCCAGGCCATGGGCCTGCCCGACGACGCGGACCTGCGGCAGGTCTTCCTGGACCTGAACCGGCGCCTGGGCCTGCCGCCCGGGCTCCAGGCGCTGGGCGTGGACGAGCGCATATTCGACGCCATTGCCGACGCGTCGCTGGCCGATAATGCCCACAAGACCAATCCGCGGCCGCTGGACAAGCAGGATTACCTGGCGCTGCTGCGGGCCGCGTATTGA